A window of the Chionomys nivalis chromosome 25, mChiNiv1.1, whole genome shotgun sequence genome harbors these coding sequences:
- the C25H12orf50 gene encoding uncharacterized protein C12orf50 homolog isoform X2 has protein sequence MEMQQNCSISCFWETQPLGCVKISCIFYHSKPRNINGLFLPPSSNTTLQKESQEGSPPPSQSQEPLKPMENVSRPIHNPLVLKTNFEEEEEEEVEEEQNDASSLWTKTPEEIEEKRAIKEMCYKSGEYYRFHAPPDISSSKSTVPTVEKELEKPLENGSELQEGDGLTVPTKFSLFERSGEAKTSLDRKPRTDIAAFENGGGDCYAPQRIIFLVVDESEPLAEVKEITSKCSNVKANDVQPVRKPHFKGVKKRKWIYDEPKNFPGSGMRRAAHTPNPKHKMSYHHQNKNRNAENASYVHVQRDSVRAVTLNAPPRSRPTTGSYKKADVNKEPKLNLCPDKHMSTTYNGSAWRRRIPFTKTYSKTEKIYPEPRRNGSK, from the exons ATGGAAATGCAG CAAAACTGCAGCATTTCATGCTTCTGGGAAACCCAACCTCTTGGTTGTGTGAAGATCAGTTGTATCTTTTACCACAGCAAACCCCGAAATATCAATGGATTATTTTTGCCACCAAGTAGCA ACACCACCTTACAGAAAGAAAGTCAGGAAGGAAGTCCACCCCCAAGCCAGAGTCAGGAACCTCTGAAACCCATGGAGAATGTATCACGACCCATTCATAATCCATTAGTTTTAAAAACTAActttgaagaagaagaggaagaagaggtagaAGAGGAACAAAATG ATGCTTCTAGTTTATGGACAAAGACCCccgaagaaattgaagagaaaagAGCAATAAAGGAGATGTGTTATAAATCTG GTGAATACTATAGATTCCATGCTCCTCCAGACATTTCGTCATCAAAAAGCACAGTTCCTACAGTGGAAAAAGAGTTAGAAAAGCCTTTGGAAAATGGCAGTGAGTTGCAAGAAG GGGATGGTCTTACAGTTCCAACAAAGTTCAGCCTCTTTGAAAGGTCGGGTGAGGCAAAAACATCATTGGATAGGAAACCAAGGACTGACATTGCTGCTTTTGAAAATGGAG GGGGTGACTGTTATGCTCCACAGAGGATCATATTTCTTGTTGTGGATGAAAGTGAACCATTAGCTGAAGTGAAAGAAATCACCTCCAAATGTTCAAATGTCAAAG CGAATGATGTCCAGCCAGTGAGGAAGCCTCATTTTAAAggtgtgaagaaaagaaaatggatttatGATGAACCAAAGAACTTTCCTGGCTCTGGAATGCGGAGAG CAGCACACACCCCAAATCCCAAACATAAAATGAGTTACCACCATCAGAATAAAAACCGAAATGCTGAGAACGCCTCCTACGTGCATGTCCAAAGAGATTCAGTAAGAGCCGTCACACTGAATGCCCCTCCCCGAAGCAGGCCCACAACTGGGTCTTACAAGAAAGCCGATGTCAACAAGGAACCCAAACTCAACCTCTGTCCAG atAAACATATGTCAACAACATATAACGGTTCAGCCTGGCGAAGAAGAATTCCTTTTACAAAAACATATTCAAAAACTGAAAAGATATATCCAG AGCCAAGAAGAAATGGGAGCAAGTAA
- the C25H12orf50 gene encoding uncharacterized protein C12orf50 homolog isoform X1, with translation MEMQQNCSISCFWETQPLGCVKISCIFYHSKPRNINGLFLPPSSNTTLQKESQEGSPPPSQSQEPLKPMENVSRPIHNPLVLKTNFEEEEEEEVEEEQNDASSLWTKTPEEIEEKRAIKEMCYKSGEYYRFHAPPDISSSKSTVPTVEKELEKPLENGSELQEGDGLTVPTKFSLFERSGEAKTSLDRKPRTDIAAFENGGGDCYAPQRIIFLVVDESEPLAEVKEITSKCSNVKESKDSLHPKRTVTTRLVPTTHVLNATENINMKCRDSPSSTNDVQPVRKPHFKGVKKRKWIYDEPKNFPGSGMRRAAHTPNPKHKMSYHHQNKNRNAENASYVHVQRDSVRAVTLNAPPRSRPTTGSYKKADVNKEPKLNLCPDKHMSTTYNGSAWRRRIPFTKTYSKTEKIYPEPRRNGSK, from the exons ATGGAAATGCAG CAAAACTGCAGCATTTCATGCTTCTGGGAAACCCAACCTCTTGGTTGTGTGAAGATCAGTTGTATCTTTTACCACAGCAAACCCCGAAATATCAATGGATTATTTTTGCCACCAAGTAGCA ACACCACCTTACAGAAAGAAAGTCAGGAAGGAAGTCCACCCCCAAGCCAGAGTCAGGAACCTCTGAAACCCATGGAGAATGTATCACGACCCATTCATAATCCATTAGTTTTAAAAACTAActttgaagaagaagaggaagaagaggtagaAGAGGAACAAAATG ATGCTTCTAGTTTATGGACAAAGACCCccgaagaaattgaagagaaaagAGCAATAAAGGAGATGTGTTATAAATCTG GTGAATACTATAGATTCCATGCTCCTCCAGACATTTCGTCATCAAAAAGCACAGTTCCTACAGTGGAAAAAGAGTTAGAAAAGCCTTTGGAAAATGGCAGTGAGTTGCAAGAAG GGGATGGTCTTACAGTTCCAACAAAGTTCAGCCTCTTTGAAAGGTCGGGTGAGGCAAAAACATCATTGGATAGGAAACCAAGGACTGACATTGCTGCTTTTGAAAATGGAG GGGGTGACTGTTATGCTCCACAGAGGATCATATTTCTTGTTGTGGATGAAAGTGAACCATTAGCTGAAGTGAAAGAAATCACCTCCAAATGTTCAAATGTCAAAG AAAGCAAGGACAGTCTACATCCAAAGCGTACCGTAACCACCCGCCTAGTCCCTACAACACATGTGCTAAATGCTACAGAGAACATCAACATGAAGTGCAGAGACAGCCCCTCTTCAA CGAATGATGTCCAGCCAGTGAGGAAGCCTCATTTTAAAggtgtgaagaaaagaaaatggatttatGATGAACCAAAGAACTTTCCTGGCTCTGGAATGCGGAGAG CAGCACACACCCCAAATCCCAAACATAAAATGAGTTACCACCATCAGAATAAAAACCGAAATGCTGAGAACGCCTCCTACGTGCATGTCCAAAGAGATTCAGTAAGAGCCGTCACACTGAATGCCCCTCCCCGAAGCAGGCCCACAACTGGGTCTTACAAGAAAGCCGATGTCAACAAGGAACCCAAACTCAACCTCTGTCCAG atAAACATATGTCAACAACATATAACGGTTCAGCCTGGCGAAGAAGAATTCCTTTTACAAAAACATATTCAAAAACTGAAAAGATATATCCAG AGCCAAGAAGAAATGGGAGCAAGTAA